From a region of the Vanrija pseudolonga chromosome 2, complete sequence genome:
- the PA2212 gene encoding Putative 4-hydroxythreonine-4-phosphate dehydrogenase 2, translating into MAITTTPAPPRPRIALTMGDPAGVGPELAARLLANPANRAKADIYVLADQSEVDAAAAIVGVTIPTAATPSADAVAILDDGTAPTTPVVPRAVSVEAGARTLHQLNRALALANAGKVDAIVFTPLNKTSLHMAGMHEEDELRWFAKALSYDGPTSEINIIKGLWTARVTSHVGIKDVAALVTRESTLSAITLLHSLLSDSGIQSPRIGICSLNPHNGENGLFGTEEIEHIRPAVADAKANGIDADGPYPCDTIFLARHKYDGIVSMYHDQGQIAIKLLGFDGGVTVQGGLPVVIATPAHGTAFDIAGTGKASVNSSQNALDVAIAIAGRRAARRAEGGKKVNGVSVPPAAEVVV; encoded by the coding sequence ATGGCAATCACGAcgacccccgccccgccccgccctcgcaTCGCGCTCACGATGGGCGaccccgccggcgtcggcccggagctcgcggcgcgcctgctcgccaaCCCGGCCAACAGGGCCAAGGCGGACATCTACGTGCTGGCCGACCagagcgaggtcgacgcggcggccgcgatcGTGGGCGTCACTATcccgacggcggccacgccgtcggcggacGCCGTAgccatcctcgacgacggaACGGCGCCTACGACGCCAGTTGTCCCCCGCGCGGTGtcggtcgaggcgggcgcgcgcacgctgcaCCAGCTTAaccgcgcgctggcgctcgcgaacgccggcaaggtcgacgcgATCGTCTTCACGCCGCTCAACAAGACGTCCCTCCACATGGCGGGCAtgcacgaggaggacgagctgcggTGGTTCGCGAAAGCGCTGTCGTACGACGGCCCGACGTCGGAAATTAACATCATCAAGGGGCTGTGGACGGCGCGGGTTACCTCTCACGTGGGGATCAAGGACGTGGCCGCGCTTGTGACGCGCGAGAGCACGCTGTCGGCGATCACGCTGCTGCATTCGCTGCTGTCCGACTCTGGCATTCAGTCGCCGCGTATCGGCATCTGCTCCTTGAACCCACATAACGGCGAGAATGGCCTCTTTGGCACCGAGGAGATCGAGCACATCCGCcccgcggtcgccgacgccaaggcaAACGGCATCGACGCGGACGGGCCGTACCCGTGCGACACGATATTCCTCGCGCGCCACAAGTACGACGGCATCGTGAGCATGTACCATGACCAGGGGCAGATCGCGATCAAGCTCTTGGGCttcgacggcggcgtgacggTGCAGGGCGGGCTGCCGGTCGTCATTGCCACCCCGGCGCACGGCACCGCGTTCGATATCGCCGGCACAGGCAAGGCGAGCGTCAACTCCTCGCAGAACGCGCTGGATGTGGCTATTGCCATTGCtgggcgccgcgcggcgcggagggcagAGGGCGGGAAGAAGGTGAATGGGGTCAGTGTGCCTCCTGCGGCTGAGGTTGTAGTTTAG
- the SPAC1F7.11c_1 gene encoding putative transcriptional regulatory protein: MDMTAGSWTTPSPSSPPRKRRTYPSCAECKRTKAKCSRSWPCTECSKRGIAHLCPDEVTSTAPPKAQTIAVLTKRVAELEARLQRLGQGVAEDNDVLPRKQASAASATPSAASPAAPRPHDMTALLGRLALGPTAATTKRYAGTEGAAFYLSEDDESDDESRSDRLDELGLAVPWARSGAPRLGRMGGLPGALLDRCRELMVSRRVARELWAAFWELTSWRVQPLTPAFFDAHILPGLYDAPSGPSAHHLAVLFAIVAATLTLDSGTSGVRQRLPSTSATRYLHTSWALLVCGNVFTSTTLESLLAIALIGLCLLNADDKKSPDGSFALFGLGVRLAVIAGYHRDPALLYADMSVEEMDARRRIWHELLASDRLHVSGRILGGADAQSMPALLPNSVDLNHYDTKLPSDADARGYFVWKWTIGVQICKVVDYWTSVRIPSYDALQDIDAGLRRLLNALPATLRSGDLPRDAFPLARPSAPAVQASRAPSAGEAPEPESTDVVVRQRIRLAMHFCMLFFYLHRPCFIRALVANDSTMDLSVQTMVETCEHVVTLTGAVMALDWSLSRWFSFAADLFSVLHCLTALIIKSTDPLAAHGYMTQLERGVEILQWTCNLHPTSKNRALLQGATKLLANAKASAGDMGGASSEAQQPSLSPLWNEWLGAMAPIGAPVSFEGLGGGGALGMGLDVGAGGGEIGVDAILGMLDQSGMW, translated from the exons ATGGACATGACTGCGGGCAGctggacgacgccgtcgccgtcctcgccgccgaggaagcgGCGCACGTACCCGTCTTGCGCGGAGTGCAAGCGGACCAAGGCGAAGT GCTCCCGCTCGTGGCCGTGCACCGAGTGCTCGAAGCGCGGCATCGCGCACCTGTGCCCGGACGAAGTGACCTCCACTGCTCCGCCGAAGGCGCAGACGATCGCCGTGCTCACCAAACGGGTcgcggagctcgaggcgcgcttACAGCGGCTGGGACAGGGCGTCGCGGAGGACAACGACGTGCTGCCCCGCAAGCAAGCATCAGCGGCCTCGGCTACGCCGtctgccgcctcgcccgccgcgccgcggccgcacGACATGACGGCCCTGCTTGGCCGGCTTGCGCTCGgcccgacggcggccacgacgaAGCGGTATGCCGGGACGGAGGGCGCGGCGTTCTACCTCTCTGAGGatgacgagagcgacgacgagtcccGCAGCGAccggctcgacgagctcggcctcgctgtGCCGTGGGcgcggagcggcgcgccccgcctcggccgcatgGGCGGGCTGCCGGGTGCCCTGCTCGACCGGTGCCGCGAGCTCATGGTctcgcgccgcgtcgcgcgcgagctgtgGGCTGCGTTCTGGGAGCTGACTTCGTGGCG TGTTCAGCCCCTCACGCCGGCGTTCTTCGACGCGCACATCCTCCCAGGGCTGTACGACGCGCCGTCCGGCCCGTCCGCGCACCACCTCGCGGTGCTCTTCGCCATTGTGGCCGCGACGCTGACGCTTGACTCGGGTACGTCGGGCGTGCGCCAGCGCctgccgagcacgagcgcgacgcgatACCTGCACACGAGCTGGGCGCTGCTCGTGTGCGGCAACGTCttcacgtcgacgacgctcgAGAGCCTGCTTGCCATCGCGCTGATCGGGCTGTGCCTCCTGAATGCGGACGACAAGAAGAGCCCCGACGGGAGCTTTGCGCTCTTCGGCCTGGGTGTGCGCCTGGCCGTTATTGCGGGCTATCACCGGGACCCGGCGCTGCTCTATGCCGATATGAGCGTCGAGGAGATggacgcgcgcaggcggaTATGGCACGAGTTGCTCGCCAGCGACCGGCTGCATGTGAGTGGGAGGATCCTAGGGGGAGCTGACGCTCAGTCCatgccggcgctgctgcccaaCTCGGTCGACCTGAACCACTACGACACCAAACTGCCgtctgacgccgacgcgcgcgggtACTTCGTCTGGAAGTGGACTATCGGGGTACAGATCTGCAAGGTGGTCGACTACTGGACCTCTGTGCGGATTCCAAGCTACGATG cgctGCAAGACATTGACGCAGGGCTTCGTCGCCTGTTGAACGCCCTCCCGGCCACCCTGCGCTCCGGAGACCTcccgcgcgacgcgttccccctcgcgcggcccagcgcgccggcagtacaggcctcgcgcgcgccatcgGCCGGGGAAGCGCCAGAGCCCGAGTCgaccgacgtcgtcgtccgccagCGTATCCGCCTCGCCATGCACTTCTGCATGCTGTTCT TCTACCTCCACCGCCCGTGCTTcatccgcgcgctcgtcgccaacgaCAGCACGATGGACCTGAGCGTTCAGACCATGGTTGAGACGTGCGAGCATGTCGTCACGCTCACGGGGGCGGTGATGGCGCTCGACTGGTCCTTGAGCCGGTGGTTT TCCTTCGCGGCAGACCTCTTCTCCGTGCTCCACTGCCTCACGGCCCTGATCATCAAGTCGACCGACCCGCTCGCAGCCCACGGGTACATGACGCagctggagcgcggcgtcgagatcCTACAATGGACATGCAACCTGCACCCGACGAGCAAGAACCGCGCGTTGTTGCAAGGCGCGACGAAgctgctcgccaacgccaaggcgagcgcgggcgacATGGGCGGCGCAAGCAGCGAGGCACAGCAGCCGAGCCTGAGCCCGCTGTGGAACGAGTGGCTCGGCGCCATGGCACCTATCGGTGCGCCGGTATCGTTTGAGGGCCTCGGAGGGGGGGGTGCATTGGGTATGGGGCTCGACGttggggctggcggcggtgagaTTGGCGTCGACGCAATCTTGGGCATGCTGGATCAATCGGGCATGTGGTAG
- the VWA5A gene encoding von Willebrand factor A domain-containing protein 5A, giving the protein MASLPWCGCYTVIKITEPYERYEKKYLPIVGIKSHTRILATTSRTTLTQTFQNTNDKALKEVQYTFPLYDGVTVVGFTFTVAGVTTRGLVKEREEAKAEYKAAVDRGETAGLLEQSLDAGDVFATSIGNVPAGETVTVKIEYLGVLNHDAQVDGIRLTIPTAVAPRYGASDSYSTPAKLADEPFQVTVDAEMPAGSVIKSIQSPSHTLTVNIGTTSAAPDAEPSFSKASASLALKSTTLDKDFVVQVVATNLGEPSAVLETHPTLPNQRAIMASLVPKFELPSEAPELVFICDRSGSMGAKMSDLRSALQIFLKSLPVGVKFNICCFGSSFDFLWPKSQTYSAETLKKAAAYVDGFVSNYGGTEMYQPVEATFKQRYTDLNLEVFLLTDGEIWDQDKLFQLINENVETSKGAVRVFTLGIGSGASSALVEGAACAGKGFSQSVADNEKMDKKVIRMLKASLLPHISDYTLEIKYDKPELAVDGEDDFEIIDKVGALVIDDRASEKTVVGVTQEPAKPVINLFNKDQKTDDTIKVDLNSALPVIAEPKYLQTPYEIPPLFPFNRTNVYVLLSDSTPTRTPTSIILRATSKHGPLQLDIPLTVLENKQETIHQLAARDAVKDLEEGRGWLTKAKDANGKLVKDKHPGRFDDLVKREAVRLGVRYQVGGKWCSFVAIQDSTEEKNARVVGEAVEAHKNARNEYAYGGPVYASAPASAILRTSAPRTRAMFRGGAAAVPPPPPAPMASAPMTGAMFSSRGSAAAAPPPPPAPMAPALPMAFGAPATTYDTAPAPGGLFGGRASAPLFGGFGGSSKKVSSSNRTFDSRPGFGFGSSASSAPLSSFGQSSAFGTAPTPALFGDNSSAGGPFGQAAPRPSAFGSSAAGARGLFGPKPQVAGSLGAGVRPLHHGVFDTSMIAPANTWSAAGGQVRATWGADDDAAALPPHAPPPAAPKPRASTGYGSPAYPAATADEVAVVAEAIPVVVEKEVALPADSLGALIQLQAFEGNWSWSAHLERILGTAASKYATAGDVTATAATIAFFKKKLADDREVWELVVEKAEAWLAAEVGDAAAKAFVADLEGLF; this is encoded by the exons ATGGCCTCCCTTCCTTGGTGCGGCTGTTACACGGTCATCAAGATCACAGAACCCTATGAGCGCTACGAGAAGAAGTACCTGCCCATCGTCGGAATCAAGTCCCACACTCGCATCCTGGCCACAACTTCCCGCACCACCTTGACCCAGACCTTCCAGAACACCAATgacaaggcgctcaaggaggtcCAGTACACCTTTCCCCTGTACGACGGCGTCACTGTCGTCGGCTTCACCTTCACGGTCGCCGGTGTCACAACCCGAGGTCTTGTCaaggagagggaggaggcaAAGGCCGAGTACAAGGCCGCCGTGGACCGCGGTGAGACGGCGGGTCTGCTCGAGCAGAGCTTGGACGCTGGTGACGTGTTTGCGACCTCGATTGGCAACGTCCCCGCTGGGGAGACGGTCACGGTCAAGATCGAGTACCTCGGCGTTCTCAACCACGACGCTCAGGTCGACGGCATCAGGTTGACTATCCCAACGGCCGTCGCACCGCGGTATGGAGCGTCCGACTCGTACTCTACGCCTGCCaagcttgccgacgagccctTCCAGGTGactgtcgacgccgagatgcCCGCGGGTTCGGTCATCAAGTCGATCCAATCGCCTTCGCACACTCTTACGGTTAACATTGGAACGACATCAGCGGCACCGGATGCCGAGCCGTCATTCTCCAAGGCTTCAGCTTCTCTGGCTCTCAAGTCTACCACGCTCGACAAGGATTTCGTCGTCCAGGTCGTGGCCACCAACCTCGGAGAGCCTTCAGCCGTTTTGGAAACGCACCCGACCCTCCCCAATCAACGTGCCATCATGGCCTCCCTGGTCCCCAAGTTTGAGCTGCCATCCGAGGCCCCAGAGCTGGTCTTCATCTGCGACCGTAGTGGAAGCATGGGCGCGAAGATGAGTGATTTGA GATCTGCCCTCCAGATTTTCCTCAAGTCCCTTCCAGTCGGAGTCAAGTTCAACATCTGTTGCTTTGGGTCGAGTTTCGACTTCTTGTGGCCCAAGTCACAAACCTACTCGGCCGAAACACTCAAGAAAGCGGCCGCCTACGTCGATGGCTTTGTGTCCAACTATGGTGGCACAGAGATGTACCAACCCGTCGAGGCCACCTTCAAGCAGCGCTACACCGACCTCAACCTCGAGgtcttcctcctcaccgATGGGGAGATTTGGGATCAAGACAAGCTGTTCCAGCTCATCAATGAGAATGTGGAGACGAGCAAGGGTGCAGTGCGCGTCTTCACTCTTGGCATCGGTTCTGGCGCCAGTTCAGCGCTGGTGGAAGGTGCTGCCTGTGCCGGCAAGGGCTTCAGCCAGTCGGTCGCCGACAATGAAAAGATGGACAAGAAGGTGATTCGCATGCTCAAGGCATCTCTCCTTCCTCACATCAGCGACTACACCCTGGAAATCAAGTACGACAAACCAGAGCTGGCggttgatggcgaggacgacttCGAGATCATTGACAAGGTGGGAGCCCTGGTCATTGACGACCGGGCCTCGGAAAAGACGGTTGTCGGCGTCACCCAGGAGCCTGCCAAGCCGGTCATCAACTTGTTCAACAAGGATCAGAAGACAGACGACACCATAAAGGTGGACCTCAATTCTGCCCTGCCGGTCATTGCCGAGCCCAAGTATCTCCAGACCCCCTACGAGATTCCTCCACTTTTCCCATTCAATCGCACCAACGTCTACGTTCTCCTCTCCGACAGCACCCCCACGCGGACTCCAACTTCAATCATCCTCCGCGCTACGTCCAAGCACGGCCCTCTTCAGTTGGACATCCCTCTCACCGTTCTCGAGAACAAGCAAGAAACCATCCACCAGCTGGCTGCCCGCGACGCAGTTAAGGAtctcgaggagggccgcggcTGGCTCACAAAGGCGAAAGACGCAAACGGCAAACTTGTGAAGGACAAGCACCCCGGTCGCTTTGACGACCTTGTCAAGCGCGAAGCTGTCCGTCTTGGTGTCAGGTACCAAGTCGGCGGCAAGTGGTGCTCCTTTGTCGCCATTCAAGACTCGACCGAAGAAAAGAACGCTCGAGTCGTCGGAGAGGCTGTCGAAGCGCACAAGAATGCTCGTAATGAGTACGCTTACGGCGGTCCTGTGTACGCGAGTGCTCCCGCATCCGCCATACTCCGGACGTCAGCACCAAGGACCAGGGCAATGTTCAGGGGAGGCGCCGCAGCCGttccaccaccgcctccggCTCCGATGGCATCAGCTCCGATGACTGGGGCAATGTTCTCAAGCAGGggaagcgccgccgctgctccaccaccgcctcccgCGCCGATGGCACCAGCTCTTCCGATGGCATTTGGCGCTCCTGCGACGACATATGAtaccgcgcccgcgcccggcgGTCTGTTCGGTGGCCGTGCATCTGCGCCCCTGTTTGGTGGCTTTGGTGGTTCGAGCAAGAAGGTTTCCAGCTCAAACCGTACGTTTGATTCGAGACCTGGATTCGGTTTCGGATCCTCTGCCTCATCAGCTCCACTCTCCTCATTCGGCCAAAGCAGTGCGTTTGGCACGGCCCCCACTCCAGCTCTCTTTGGAGATAACTCCTCAGCTGGCGGGCCGTTTGGTCAAGCAGCTCCAAGGCCCAGTGCCTTTGGCTCGAGTGCAGCGGGGGCAAGGGGCCTCTTTGGACCCAAACCCCAAGTGGCGGGCAGCCTTGGCGCGGGCGTCAGACCACTTCATCATGGTGTTTTTGACACCAGCATGATTGCGCCTGCTAACACTTGGTCAGCCGCTGGTGGCCAGGTTCGGGCCACTTGGGGCGCTGatgacgacgccgccgccctccccccCCATGCGCCACCACCTgcggcgcccaagcccagGGCCTCCACTGGCTACGGCTCTCCAGCCTACcctgctgctactgctgaCGAAGTTGCAGTGGTTGCGGAGGCAATTCCAGTCGTCGTTGAGAAGGAGGTTGCGCTCCCAGCAGACAGCCTCGGCGCTCTCATCCAGCTGCAGGCCTTTGAGGGCAACTGGTCTTGGAGTGCGCACCTTGAACGCAtcctcggcacggcggcaTCCAAGTACGCTACTGCCGGCGACGTTACTGCGACGGCTGCGACTATCGCATTCTTCAAGaagaagctcgccgacgaccgcgagGTGTGGGAGCTGGTTgtggagaaggccgaggcatggcttgcggccgaggtcggtgacgCGGCTGCTAAGGCCTTCGTCGCGGACCTGGAGGGGCTGTTTTAA
- the sym1_0 gene encoding Protein sym1 produces MSSTIAATLTRPLATARSAWQAYLAQLKAHPLRTKMATSASMFLLADSVAQFGIEGRRVGSDIEREGEEPVPKWDAGASVRSTASGDHSTTASFTPLAATDPADGGLVFAPLSHAWLGLVDRIRLTTKLRTLGARLALDQLIWGPFIVGVFWGSNGVLEGKSPAQVQEKVEHAFVSSYIKSLCVFGPTQVINFAFVPLHHRLAVQQTVGLGWNIWLSYINNVNNRILARASADLAIAQAAEAAETAAHPQDKPSHAGVERAEHAVEKARARRERIRGAEGGGATGVGTRMGF; encoded by the exons ATGTCGTCAACAATCGCCGCGACACTCACCCGGCCCCTCGCGACGGCCCGGAGCGCATGGCAGGCCTACCTCGCCCAGCTGAAAGCCCACCCCCTCCGCACGAAGATGGCCACCTCCGCGTCGATGTTTCTGCTCGCCGACAGCGTCGCGCAGTTCGGTATCGAGGGACGAAGGGTCGGCAGTGATatcgagcgcgagggcgaggagccgGTGCCCAAGTGGGAT GCTGGCGCGTCCgtgcgctcgacggcctccgGTGACCACAGCACGACAGCCTCATTTACTCCCCTGGCAGCTACTGACCCCGCAGACGGCGGACTCGTCTTCGCGCCGCTCTCGCACGCgtggctcggcctcgtcgacagAATACGTCTCACAACCAAGCTGAGAA ccctcggcgcgcgcctcgcgctcgaccagctcatCTGGGGCCCGTTCATCGTCGGCGTGTTCTGGGGCTCTAACGGCGTGCTGGAGGGCAAGAGCCCCGCGCAAGTGCAAGAGAAGGTCGAGCACGCGTTCGTGAGCTCGTACATCAAGAGTCTGTGCGTGTTCGGCCCGACACAGGTGATCAACTTTGCGTTCGTGCCGCTGCACCACCGGCTAGCGGTGCAACAGACCGTCGGGTTGG GCTGGAACATCTGGCTCTCGTACATCAACAACGTGAACAACCGGATCCTAgcccgcgcgagcgccgaccTGGCGAtcgcgcaggccgccgaagcggccgagacggccgccCACCCGCAGGACAAGCCGTCCCATGCTGGCgtggagcgcgccgagcatgctgtcgagaaggcgcgcgcgaggcgcgagcgCATCCGCGGTGctgagggcggcggcgcgaccggCGTCGGCACGCGTATGGGCTTTTAG
- the cslA_0 gene encoding Chondroitinase-AC, translating into MLVTALTALALAALVSGDDLSTVAQRKRSDIANLGLTASYAPTISLAQVPSWVSTLTPEGKWPDVDYTAGCAADRAIWKAEEHLARVLGLGQVWSGLNSNVTAYVNDSGVYDTAVKALDWWFRNDYNNTGCLVNGGKAQCPCTTPGLWNQNWFFQGIGVPTLVSEACLLLSIKPGGLSASQRAKCIDIGLRGSIWSKDQVLAPNYQTGSNFLNMVQDAISVALYSGNETLLTQAYDAGMATFGFVDAPSQDGTHRDGSFLAHNAQLYNGAYGREVIKSFIQLQSNAVGTKYSANPATQEAVAALIRGSDWQIHTNADGVLRWDLSVIGRYISAPLSDKLANAGIQFNATALRAAVADFSGANDLSDCIARLTQAGNAQRLLGNKAYWAGDYMVHRRPNVTLFNKLISTRSSNAEFTNGANPLGYHVNQGGLWSWVTENEYLDVTGAWDWYLVPGRTVLYHYPALSSSWVQVTGKRDFVGVVSDGQNGFSVMDYIDPHDGSISYRRAWFFIDDVVVNTVANVSNNAGVDAPIVTVLDQRLSDGSTLKLDGAASSSNSVTTSAKTLSYGGNGYAALDGASFNLTTKQGLQTGNWSALSVSTAGVTTKDIFTAYHTMTNGSSFSYAFYPGQEPTTGGISTLGSNGVLGAAGRTYLAASFWPGATNTVTVGMDKVGAKWAGSLTLVSSSPAIYLLKFTGAGVTVYAADPTQKLANVTLTLAMQGAKASCGVCRRGGAVPACTAVPVGVKLTFTLPSGGMAGSTVSASVNLGK; encoded by the exons ATGCTGGTCACCGCtctcaccgccctcgcccttgcggCCCTCGTCTCCGGGGACGACCTCTCGACCGTGGCGCAGCGCAAGCGGTCCGAcatcgccaacctcggctTGACGGCGTCGTACGCGCCGACCATCTCACTCGCACAAGTTCCCTCCTGGGTATCAACCTTGACGCCGGAGGGCAAGTGGCCAGACGTCGACTACACTGCCGGCTgtgccgccgaccgcgcAATCTGGAAGGCGGAGGAGCACCttgcgcgcgtgctcggcctaGGACAGGTATGGAGTGGGCTCAACTCCAATGTGACGGCCTATGTCAATGACTCGGGCGTGTACGACACGGCtgtcaaggcgctcgactgGTGGTTTAGAAACGACTACAACAACACCGGCTGTCTCGTCAATGGCGGCAAGGCGCAGTGTCCTTGCACGACCCCGGGGCTGTGGAACCAG AACTGGTTCTTCCAGGGCATCGGCGTCCCGACGCTCGTGTCTGAGGCGTGTCTCCTCCTGTCGATCAAGCCTGGTGGCTTGTCGGCATCGCAGCGGGCCAAGTGCATTGACATTGGCCTCCGAGGCTCCATCTGGAGCAAGGACCAGGTCCTGGCGCCAAACTACCAGACCGGGTCCAACTTCCTCAACATGGTGCAGGATGCCATCTCCGTTGCGCTCTACAGCGGCAACGAGACGCTCCTCACCCAGGCATACGACGCTGGCATGGCGACCTTCGGG TTTGTCGACGCGCCAAGCCAGGACGGCACGCACCGGGACGGCTCGTTCCTCGCGCACAACGCACAACTATACAACGGCGCGTACGGGCGCGAAGTG ATCAAATCCTTTATCCAGCTCCAGTCCAACGCCGTGGGCACAAAGTACAGCGCGAACCCGGCCACGCaggaggccgtcgcggccctcaTCCGCGGTAGCGACTGGCAGATCCAcaccaacgccgacggcgtgctgcgCTGGGACCTGTCCGTGATTGGGCGCTACATCTCGGCCCCACTGTCAGacaagctcgccaacgccgggATCCAGTTCAACGCTACGGCCCTCAGAGCGGCGGTTGCGGACTTCTCCGGGGCCAACGACCTCTCCGACTGCATTGCGCGGCTCACGCAGGCGGGTAACGCCCAGCGGCTGCTCGGGAACAAGGCATACTGGGCCGGCGACTACATG gtgcaccgccgcccgAATGTCACCCTGTTCAACAAGCTcatctcgacgcgctcctccaaCGCAGAGTTCACGAACGGCGCCAACCCGCTCGGATACCACGTCAACCAGGGCGGCCTGTGGTCGTGGGTCACGGAGAACGAGTACCTGGACGTCACTGGCGCGTGGGACTGGTATCTCGTCCCCGGGCGGACAGTGCTGTACCACTACCCCGCGCTCAGCAGCTCTTGGGTGCAGGTGACGGGCAAGCGCGACTTTGTCGGCGTGGTCAGCGACGGCCAGAACGGGTTCAGCGTGATGGACTACATCGACCCGCATGACGGCAGCATCTCGTACCGCCGCGCATGGTTCTTCATCGACGACGTGGTCGTCAACACTGTGGCGAATGTGTCGAACAATGCGGGTGTCGACGCGCCGATTGTCACTGTGCTTGACCAGCGGTTGTCGGACGGGTCGACGTTGAAGCTCGATggagcggcgagcagctccaACAGTGTCACTACCTCGGCGAAGACCCTGTCATACGGTGGTAACGGGTACGCTGCGCTGGACGGCGCGAGCTTCAACCTCACTACGAAGCAAGGTTTACAGACTGGTAACTGGTCGGCGCTGTCCGTCTCCACTGCGGGAGTCACCACAAAGGATATCTTCACCGCCTACCACACGATGACGAATGGCTCGTCGTTCTCATACGCCTTCTACCCGGGGCAAGAGCCGACCACGGGTGGCATTTCGACGCTTGGATCGAACGGTgttctcggcgcggcggggaggacgtACCTCGCTGCGTCGTTCTGGCCCGGTGCGACGAACACGGTCACTGTCGGGATGGACAAAGTCGGCGCCAAGTGGGCCGGCTCGCTCACCCTCGTGTCTTCCAGCCCTGCTATCTATCTCCTCAAGTTCACTGGTGCTGGCGTGACGGTTTACGCTGCCGACCCCACGCAGAAGCTCGCAAATGTGACGCTCACCCTCGCGATGCAGGGCGCCAAGGCATCGTGTGGCGTCTGTCGTCGTGGCGGAGCGGTTCCCGCGTGCACCGCCGTGCCTGTCGGCGTGAAGCTCACGTTCACCTTGCCCTCCGGCGGCATGGCTGGCAGCAcagtgtcggcgtcggtgaacCTCGGAAAGTAA
- the ugl gene encoding Unsaturated glucuronyl hydrolase, giving the protein MPTAITSPSALLVSVPDLLDISDSIKIVSVAEKYDNPKGPNGRVPEYTVPQGPPPHAYHCSKVETSWTQGFFPGLLWLLVERRRLARDTVYWGYNEDRIAHLAHRFQDGFRHMATDAFNHDQGFRFQLSYGKGLELEGSKDTDARQAVIEAADSLVARYDDNVGCIRSWDSMRKVGEEDVWRLDNMDEHYLVIIDNMMNLDLLYLASELTGDPHYATIATRQADKSLTAHIRPDGTTYHVVDFNQDGTVKKSMTHQGYADESTWSRGQAWAAYGYAQCALRTGRKDFVEVTRKVVDKFIALLGPSGVPEWDFDAPRPAPYDASAATITARAMQMLYTLLKDSEPDAAGYYLARGFRLIADVLRECKTPAANIVDGVVDFGEDGWETILQHSTINGNRHSPRKIMDHGLVYADFYLVQFGNEALKMALEEKL; this is encoded by the exons aTGCCGACCGCAATCACGTCCCCCTCTGCGCTCCTTGTGTCCGTTCcggacctcctcgacatctCCGACTCGATCAAGATCGTGTCCGTGGCGGAGAAGTACGACAACCCCAAGGGCCCGAATGGCAGAGTGCCAGAATACACTGTGCCGCAaggcccgccgccacacgcATACCACTGCAGCAAGGTCGAGACGTCGTGGACGCAGGGCTTCTTCCCGGGCTTGCTGtggctgctcgtcgagcgcaggCGGCTCGCACGAGACACAGTGTACTGGGGCTACAATGAGGACCGGatcgcgcacctcgcccaccggTTCCAGGACGGGTTTCGGCACATGGCGACCGACGCATTCAATCACGACCAGGGGTTCCGCTTCCAGCTGTCGTATGGCAAGGGTCTCGAGCTGGAAGGCAGCAAGGACACGGACGCGCGCCAGGCTGTCATCGAGGCGGCGgactcgctcgtcgcgcggtaCGACGATAACGTAGGCTGTATCCGCTCGTGGGACTCGAtgcgcaaggtcggcgaggaggacgtctGGCGCCTGGATAATATGGACGAGCACtacctcgtcatcatcgacaACATG ATgaacctcgacctcctgtACCTCGCGTCCGAGCTCACTGGTGACCCGCACTACGCGACCATCGCCACGCGCCAAGCGGACAAGTCGCTCACCGCGCACATCCGGCCGGACGGGACGACGTaccacgtcgtcgacttcaACCAGGACGGCACGGTCAAGAAGAGCATGACGCACCAGGGGTACGCGGACGAGAGTACCTGGTCGCGGGGGCAGGCGTGGGCGGCATACGGGTACGCGCAGTGCGCGTTGCGTACCGGCCGGAAGGACTTTGTCGAGGTGACCCGTAAGGTCGTGGACAAGTTCATCGCGCTGCTCGGGCCGAGCGGCGTCCCAGAGTGGGACTTTGAcgcgccccgcccagcgccgtaCGACGCGTCCGCGGCAACGAtcaccgcgcgcgccatgcaGATGCTCTACACCCTGCTGAAGGACAGCGAACCCGACGCAGCGGGGTACTACCTCGCGCGCGGGTTCCGCCTcatcgccgacgtgctccgcGAGTGCAAGACACCCGCGGCGAATatcgtcgacggcgtggtggaTTTCGGAGAGGACGGGTGGGAGACCATCCTCCAGCACTCGACTATCAACGGGAACCGCCACTCGCCGCGCAAGATCATGGACCACGGGCTCGTTT ATGCCGATTTTTACCTCGTGCAGTTTGGcaacgaggcgctcaagatgGCGCTGGAGGAGAAGTTGTAG